One stretch of Aquimarina sp. Aq107 DNA includes these proteins:
- a CDS encoding MerR family transcriptional regulator, protein MYVDLPKKMYYGIGEVADAFDVNASLIRFWEKEFDILKPKKNAKGNRKFTPEDIKNLELIYHLVKERGFTLEGAKIHLKEQKQEALDSFDIIRKLESIRGQLLKIKEQL, encoded by the coding sequence ATGTATGTTGACTTACCGAAAAAAATGTACTATGGTATTGGCGAAGTAGCCGATGCTTTTGATGTGAATGCTTCTCTGATTCGTTTTTGGGAAAAAGAATTTGATATCCTTAAGCCAAAAAAGAATGCTAAAGGAAATAGAAAATTCACTCCGGAAGACATCAAAAACCTAGAACTGATTTATCATTTAGTAAAAGAACGTGGGTTCACCTTAGAAGGAGCCAAAATTCATCTAAAAGAACAAAAACAAGAAGCTTTAGACAGCTTTGATATTATTAGGAAGCTAGAATCTATTAGAGGTCAACTCTTAAAGATTAAGGAACAGCTTTAA
- a CDS encoding CapA family protein — MRKALLLVLLIGFNYSIQAQKFSKETIDSMTTIVEDFKLEMEKISIPKSIKLMAVGDIMMGTNFPNESYLPPKDKGPFDDVNIVLQQADILFGNLEGTLTDVGENAKRCSDPSKCYSFRSPEYFGKYLEETGFDVMSIANNHIGDFGAIGIKNTAKTLEKHNIAYAGIFAQESTIFEKNGITYGFCAFAPNKDCVKIHNLTKAKRIVKELKEKVDIVIVSFHGGAEGADHTHVTRKTERFYGEDRGNVYLFAHTLIDAGADIILGHGPHVSRAFEVYNNKFIAYSLGNFCTYSRFNLTGIKGYAPIAEIEIDPKGNFIKGKLHSAKQIDEIYPFMDDKKRALKEIKKLTDEDFPESNLVFEQDGTFTQKNEN; from the coding sequence ATGCGCAAAGCACTTCTTCTTGTACTTTTAATTGGTTTTAATTATAGTATACAAGCACAGAAATTTTCTAAAGAAACTATTGACTCAATGACCACCATCGTTGAGGATTTTAAGCTAGAAATGGAAAAAATTTCGATACCAAAAAGTATAAAACTAATGGCTGTCGGAGATATTATGATGGGAACTAATTTTCCTAATGAAAGTTATTTACCGCCAAAAGATAAAGGTCCATTTGATGATGTCAATATTGTTTTGCAACAAGCGGATATTCTTTTTGGAAACTTAGAAGGCACGCTTACTGATGTTGGAGAAAATGCAAAACGATGTTCTGATCCTTCTAAATGTTACTCCTTTCGTTCCCCGGAATATTTTGGCAAATATCTTGAAGAAACAGGCTTTGATGTAATGAGTATTGCAAACAATCATATTGGTGATTTTGGAGCTATTGGCATTAAAAACACCGCTAAAACTCTCGAAAAACATAACATTGCATATGCTGGTATTTTTGCGCAAGAATCTACCATATTCGAAAAAAATGGAATCACGTATGGATTTTGTGCCTTTGCCCCAAACAAAGATTGCGTAAAAATTCATAACTTAACCAAAGCAAAAAGAATTGTTAAGGAACTAAAGGAGAAAGTAGATATTGTAATTGTTTCTTTTCATGGAGGAGCAGAAGGAGCTGATCACACACACGTAACAAGAAAAACTGAACGTTTTTATGGTGAGGATCGCGGTAACGTATATCTTTTTGCACATACTTTAATAGATGCTGGAGCAGATATTATTCTTGGACACGGACCACATGTATCAAGAGCATTTGAAGTATATAACAATAAGTTCATTGCTTATAGTTTAGGTAATTTTTGCACCTACTCTAGATTTAATTTAACTGGAATAAAAGGATATGCACCAATTGCTGAAATTGAAATAGACCCTAAAGGTAATTTCATAAAAGGAAAACTGCATTCTGCAAAACAGATTGATGAGATATATCCTTTTATGGATGATAAAAAAAGAGCTTTAAAGGAAATTAAGAAATTAACTGACGAAGATTTTCCTGAAAGTAATTTGGTTTTTGAACAAGATGGAACTTTTACTCAAAAAAACGAGAATTAA
- a CDS encoding M23 family metallopeptidase has translation MSKVKYYYDSETLSYRRIEQKKGRKFGFAILGVLGAFLAGFVLLLIYLNIPQLETPKEKAYKRELDNMKLQYELMNKQLKKDHAVLAEIAERDDNIYRLYFGAPPIPEEVRGAGYGGVNRYKGYEGYDNSEMIIESQKQIDKLTKQIAVQSISLDEIKNLAEQKEELLSTIPAIQPIQNSDLKRMASGYGWRSDPFTKARKFHYGMDFSAATGTPIYASGNGTVTRADANSSGYGRHIRIDHGFNYVSLYAHLSKYNVKKGQKVKRGDVIGYVGSTGRSVAPHLHYEIFKDGERINPRNFYYGSLTSEEFNEMLKASSLINETLD, from the coding sequence ATGTCAAAGGTTAAATATTACTACGATAGCGAGACGCTATCTTATCGTAGAATTGAGCAAAAGAAAGGACGTAAATTTGGTTTCGCCATTTTAGGTGTTCTTGGTGCTTTTTTGGCTGGTTTTGTGCTTTTGTTAATCTATCTAAACATTCCTCAATTAGAAACTCCAAAAGAAAAGGCTTACAAAAGGGAACTGGATAACATGAAGCTGCAGTATGAGCTGATGAATAAACAGTTAAAAAAAGATCACGCTGTTCTTGCCGAAATTGCAGAAAGAGATGATAATATTTACAGATTATACTTTGGTGCACCACCAATCCCTGAAGAAGTGAGAGGAGCTGGTTATGGAGGTGTTAACAGATACAAAGGGTATGAAGGGTATGATAATTCTGAAATGATTATTGAAAGCCAGAAACAAATAGATAAGCTTACAAAACAGATAGCTGTACAATCTATTTCACTAGATGAAATTAAAAATTTAGCAGAGCAAAAAGAAGAATTACTTTCAACAATTCCAGCGATCCAACCTATTCAAAATTCTGATTTAAAAAGAATGGCATCTGGATATGGATGGAGAAGTGATCCTTTTACAAAGGCTAGAAAATTTCATTATGGAATGGATTTTTCTGCTGCTACAGGAACACCAATATATGCGTCTGGAAACGGAACAGTAACAAGAGCTGATGCAAATTCTAGCGGTTACGGGAGACATATTAGAATTGATCATGGTTTTAACTACGTGAGTCTCTACGCGCATCTTAGTAAATACAACGTAAAGAAAGGACAAAAGGTAAAACGAGGTGATGTTATTGGTTATGTAGGAAGCACAGGAAGGTCTGTAGCTCCCCACCTTCATTATGAAATATTTAAAGATGGAGAACGTATTAACCCACGCAACTTTTATTACGGAAGTTTAACTTCCGAAGAATTTAATGAAATGCTAAAAGCTTCTTCTTTAATTAATGAAACTCTAGACTAG